In the Populus trichocarpa isolate Nisqually-1 chromosome 1, P.trichocarpa_v4.1, whole genome shotgun sequence genome, one interval contains:
- the LOC7485117 gene encoding WEB family protein At5g55860 produces MGAKECQNTTGSPKVEVGEIDTRAPFQSVKDAVTLFGEGAFSGEKPAIRKAKPHSAERVLAKETQLHLAQKEMNKLKDQVRNAETTKAQALVELEKAKRTVEDLTDKLKTVTESKESAIRETEAAKNQAKQIEETSNIDLPGSDGARKQDLESTREQYMTVFTELDATKQELRKIRQEYDTSLEAKLAAFNQAAAAEHAAKANVEKVSELSKEISALQESIGQAKLVALEAHQEQAKIFAEKDVLRQSYKATLEASANKLLVLKNEFDPELARNLEKQLAETMNEIGALQKQMENAKASDLDSVKTVTSELDGAKEFLQKVSEEENSLRSLLESLKLELENVKKEHSQLKEKEAETESIAGNLHVKLRKSKTELEQALVEESKAKGASEEMISTLHQLSSEAESARKEAEEMKSKAEELKNIAEATRIALEEAEKKLRVALEEVEEAKTAETRALDQIKALSERTNAARASTSESGAKITISREECEALSRKVEESDTLAEMKVAAAVAQIEAVKASENEALKRLEAAQKDIEDMRAATEEASKRAEMAEAAKRAVEGELRRWREREQKKAADTASRILAETQMASESSPHHYRNQKQNPAIQTVIEVRKLDKEKFSLSKKALLPNLSGIFYRKKNQIEGGSPSYLPGEKPV; encoded by the exons ATGGGAGCAAAAGAATGCCAAAATACTACGGGCTCTCCTAAAGTGGAGGTGGGAGAGATAGATACCAGGGCACCATTTCAATCTGTCAAAGATGCCGTTACCCTCTTTGGTGAAGGTGCATTCTCAGGGGAAAAACCTGCCATCAGAAAGGCAAAACCTCATTCTGCTGAG AGGGTATTGGCCAAGGAGACACAGCTTCACCTGGCCCAAAAGGAAATGAACAAGTTAAAGGATCAAGTAAGGAATGCTGAAACAACAAAGGCCCAAGCACTTGTAGAGCTTGAAAAGGCTAAAAGAACAGTAGAGGACCTCACTGATAAGCTCAAAACTGTCACTGAATCAAAGGAATCAGCAATTAGGGAAACAGAAGCTGCAAAGAATCAGGCTAAGCAAATTGAAGAAACGAGCAATATTGACCTTCCTGGATCTGATGGTGCTAGGAAGCAGGACTTGGAATCTACAAGAGAACAGTACATGACTGTATTTACTGAACTTGATGCCACAAAGCAAGAGCTAAGGAAAATTCGTCAGGAGTATGATACATCCTTAGAAGCAAAGCTTGCTGCCTTCAACCAAGCTGCAGCAGCTGAACATGCTGCCAAAGCAAATGTGGAAAAAGTCAGTGAGCTCTCCAAGGAAATCTCAGCCCTTCAGGAATCAATTGGGCAAGCAAAGCTTGTGGCTCTGGAAGCACACCAAGAGCAAGCAAAAATATTTGCTGAAAAAGATGTTCTGAGGCAATCATATAAAGCTACCCTGGAAGCATCAGCAAATAAACTTCTTGTGTTGAAGAATGAATTTGATCCTGAACTGGCCCGGAATCTTGAAAAACAGCTGGCTGAAACAATGAATGAGATTGGTGCTCTGCAAAAGCAGATGGAAAATGCCAAGGCTTCAGATCTGGATTCTGTGAAAACTGTCACTTCAGAGCTAGATGGTGCTAAGGAGTTCCTACAAAAAGTATCAGAAGAGGAAAACTCCTTGCGAAGCTTGTTGGAATCTCTTAAGCTGGAGCTGGAGAATGTGAAGAAGGAGCATTCTCAACTGAAGGAGAAGGAAGCAGAAACTGAATCCATTGCTGGGAACCTGCATGTCAAGCTCCGCAAAAGTAAGACTGAGCTAGAACAAGCACTTGTAGAGGAATCCAAAGCAAAGGGTGCTTCTGAAGAGATGATCTCTACTCTCCACCAGCTATCATCAGAAGCAGAGAGTGCACGAAAAGAAGCTGAAGAGATGAAAAGCAAAGCTGAAGAGTTGAAGAACATAGCTGAAGCCACCAGAATTGCATTagaagaagctgagaagaaGCTGAGGGTTGCTTTGGAAGAAGTTGAGGAAGCAAAAACAGCAGAAACAAGGGCTCTAGATCAAATTAAGGCATTGTCTGAGCGAACTAATGCTGCACGTGCCTCAACTTCTGAATCTGGTGCCAAGATCACAATATCAAGGGAAGAGTGTGAGGCTTTAAGCCGGAAAGTTGAGGAGTCTGACACATTGGCAGAAATGAAAGTGGCAGCTGCTGTGGCTCAAATAGAAGCTGTTAAGGCTAGTGAAAATGAGGCTCTCAAGAGGTTAGAGGCAGCGCAAAAGGATATTGAGGATATGAGAGCTGCAACTGAGGAGGCTTCGAAGAGAGCTGAGATGGCTGAAGCAGCCAAGAGGGCAGTGGAGGGAGAACTTCGAAGGTGGCGTGAACGAGAGCAAAAGAAGGCTGCTGATACTGCATCGCGGATTCTGGCAGAAACACAGATGGCTTCAGAATCATCCCCGCACCATTATAGGAATCAAAAGCAGAACCCGGCAATTCAGACAGTTATTGAGGTTCGGAAGTTGGACAAAGAGaagttctctctctctaaaaaggcACTTTTACCTAATCTGAGCGGTATCTTCTATAGAAAAAAGAACCAAATCGAAGGTGGGTCTCCTTCTTATCTGCCTGGAGAGAAGCCTGTTTGA